In Streptomyces sp. SID8374, one genomic interval encodes:
- a CDS encoding 4-hydroxy-3-methylbut-2-enyl diphosphate reductase — protein MGRMTAKPARRVLLAAPRGYCAGVDRAVIAVEKALEQYGAPIYVRHEIVHNKYVVQTLEKKGAIFVDVTAEVPEGSIVMFSAHGVAPTVHAEAAERKLATIDATCPLVTKVHKEAVRYAKEDYDILLIGHEGHEEVIGTSGEAPDHIQLVDGPEDVANIEVRDESKVVWLSQTTLSVDETMETVGALKSKFPNLLSPPSDDICYATQNRQIAVKKLAEDAELVIVVGSKNSSNSIRMVEVALDAGADAAYLVDFASEIDEAWLEGVTTVGLTSGASVPDVLVDGVIEWLAERGYEDVETVKTADESITFSLPKELRRDLRAEAAALSAE, from the coding sequence ATGGGACGCATGACTGCAAAGCCTGCCCGCCGTGTCCTGCTCGCCGCACCGCGTGGCTACTGCGCGGGCGTGGACCGCGCCGTGATCGCCGTCGAGAAGGCCCTGGAGCAGTACGGGGCCCCGATCTACGTCCGCCACGAGATCGTGCACAACAAGTACGTCGTGCAGACCCTGGAGAAGAAGGGTGCGATCTTCGTGGACGTCACCGCGGAGGTCCCCGAGGGCTCCATCGTGATGTTCTCCGCGCACGGAGTCGCGCCCACGGTCCACGCGGAGGCCGCCGAGCGCAAGCTCGCCACCATCGACGCGACCTGCCCGCTGGTCACCAAGGTCCACAAGGAAGCCGTCCGGTACGCCAAGGAGGACTACGACATCCTCCTCATCGGCCACGAGGGCCACGAGGAGGTCATCGGCACCTCCGGCGAGGCCCCCGACCACATCCAGCTGGTCGACGGCCCCGAGGACGTCGCGAACATCGAGGTACGCGACGAGTCGAAGGTCGTCTGGCTCTCCCAGACCACCCTCTCCGTCGACGAGACGATGGAGACGGTGGGCGCGCTCAAGTCGAAGTTCCCCAACCTCCTCTCGCCGCCCAGCGACGACATCTGCTACGCCACGCAGAACCGCCAGATCGCGGTGAAGAAGCTGGCCGAGGACGCCGAGCTGGTCATCGTGGTCGGCTCCAAGAACTCCTCGAACTCCATCCGCATGGTCGAGGTCGCCCTCGACGCCGGAGCCGACGCCGCGTACCTGGTCGACTTCGCGAGCGAGATCGACGAGGCGTGGCTGGAGGGCGTGACCACGGTCGGCCTGACCTCCGGGGCCTCGGTCCCCGACGTCCTGGTCGACGGGGTCATCGAGTGGCTCGCGGAGCGCGGTTACGAGGACGTGGAGACGGTCAAGACGGCCGACGAGTCGATCACCTTCTCCCTCCCCAAGGAGCTCCGCCGCGACCTGCGCGCCGAGGCCGCCGCCCTCTCCGCCGAGTAG
- a CDS encoding ROK family protein, with protein sequence MEIFGVDIGGSGIKGAPVDLDRGDLAQERHKVLTPHPATPDRVADCVAEVVAHFDWQGPIGITFPGVVTDGVTRTAANVDKGWIDTDARALLGERVGQPVTILNDADAAGVAEMTFGAGRGRKGTVIMLTLGTGIGSALFVDGRLVPNTELGHLELHGHDAEKRASTKAKEDEDLSWQHWAHRVQKYLLHVEMLFSPELFIIGGGVSRKAEKFLPLIEKVRAEMIPAELQNNAGIVGAAMAAAEK encoded by the coding sequence ATGGAGATCTTCGGCGTGGACATCGGCGGTTCAGGGATCAAGGGCGCTCCCGTGGACCTGGACCGAGGGGACCTGGCGCAGGAGCGCCACAAAGTGCTGACACCGCATCCGGCCACGCCCGACCGCGTGGCCGACTGCGTGGCCGAGGTCGTCGCCCACTTCGACTGGCAGGGCCCCATCGGGATCACGTTCCCGGGGGTCGTCACGGACGGCGTCACGCGTACGGCGGCCAATGTCGACAAGGGCTGGATCGACACGGACGCCCGCGCGCTGCTGGGCGAGCGGGTCGGCCAGCCGGTGACGATCCTGAACGACGCGGACGCGGCCGGGGTCGCGGAGATGACGTTCGGCGCGGGCCGGGGCCGCAAGGGCACGGTCATCATGCTGACCCTGGGTACGGGCATCGGCAGCGCGCTTTTCGTCGACGGCCGCCTCGTCCCCAACACGGAACTGGGCCACCTGGAGCTGCACGGCCACGACGCGGAGAAGCGCGCCTCCACGAAGGCCAAGGAGGACGAGGACCTCAGCTGGCAGCACTGGGCGCACCGGGTGCAGAAGTATCTGCTGCACGTGGAGATGCTGTTCTCGCCCGAGCTGTTCATCATCGGCGGCGGGGTGAGCCGCAAGGCGGAGAAGTTCCTGCCGCTGATCGAGAAGGTGCGCGCGGAGATGATCCCGGCGGAGCTCCAGAACAACGCGGGGATCGTCGGCGCGGCGATGGCGGCGGCGGAGAAGTAG
- a CDS encoding DUF6542 domain-containing protein, whose amino-acid sequence MRAVPPVLLALKRFPNPRLTGIGAGLFAALAMFVLACLDRLLFDSSELVYGLLFLPVSALTALWVRPADLVTAPISVPIAFAVGVFPISGGSEGFGGQTMALVTALAVHAGWLYGGTLIAGLIATVRKVRYLRARRQYLLAQGRTGAEKAARPAAGRVPKKVAGAGARPVPADRSRAGR is encoded by the coding sequence GTGCGGGCCGTGCCGCCCGTGCTGCTCGCGCTGAAGCGGTTTCCCAATCCCCGGCTGACCGGGATCGGGGCCGGGCTGTTCGCCGCGCTCGCCATGTTCGTGCTCGCCTGTCTGGACCGGCTGCTGTTCGACAGCTCCGAGCTCGTCTACGGGCTGCTCTTCCTGCCGGTCAGCGCGCTCACCGCGCTCTGGGTCCGGCCCGCCGACCTGGTCACCGCGCCGATCAGCGTGCCCATCGCCTTCGCCGTCGGGGTCTTCCCGATCTCCGGCGGGTCCGAAGGCTTCGGCGGGCAGACCATGGCCCTGGTCACCGCGCTCGCCGTGCATGCCGGCTGGCTGTACGGCGGGACGCTGATCGCCGGTCTCATCGCCACCGTACGCAAGGTCCGGTATCTGCGGGCCCGGCGGCAATATCTGCTGGCTCAGGGGCGTACGGGAGCGGAGAAGGCCGCCCGGCCCGCGGCGGGCCGGGTGCCCAAGAAGGTTGCCGGGGCGGGTGCCAGGCCCGTTCCTGCCGACCGCTCGCGGGCCGGCAGGTGA
- the ychF gene encoding redox-regulated ATPase YchF codes for MSLTIGIVGLPNVGKSTLFNALTKNDVLAANYPFATIEPNVGVVGVPDPRLNKLAEIFNSQKLLPATVDFVDIAGIVRGASEGEGLGNKFLANIRESDAICQVIRAFKDENVVHVDGKVSPKDDIETINTELILADLQSVEKAVPRLTKESRLQKDKVAVLAAVEDAQKILESGQTLFSAGITAATEKGKLLHELHLLTVKPFLYVFNVDEDELVDEDFKNEQRALVAPAEAIFLNAKIESELIELDDDEALELLQSMGQDEPGLATLGRVGFDTLGLQTYLTAGPKEARAWTIKKGATAPEAAGVIHTDFQKGFIKAEIISFDDLVETGSVTEARAKGKARMEGKEYVMQDGDVVEFRFNV; via the coding sequence GTGTCGCTCACGATCGGAATCGTCGGTCTGCCGAATGTCGGCAAGTCGACCCTGTTCAACGCCCTGACCAAGAACGACGTGCTGGCGGCCAACTACCCGTTCGCCACGATCGAGCCGAACGTCGGCGTGGTCGGCGTCCCGGACCCGCGCCTGAACAAGCTCGCGGAGATCTTCAACTCCCAGAAGCTCCTGCCGGCCACGGTGGACTTCGTCGACATCGCCGGCATCGTCCGGGGTGCGTCGGAGGGTGAGGGCCTGGGCAACAAGTTCCTGGCGAACATCCGTGAGTCCGATGCGATCTGCCAGGTCATCCGCGCCTTCAAGGACGAGAACGTCGTCCACGTCGACGGCAAGGTCTCGCCCAAGGACGACATCGAGACGATCAACACCGAGCTGATCCTCGCCGACCTCCAGTCCGTCGAGAAGGCCGTCCCGCGCCTGACGAAGGAGTCCCGCCTCCAGAAGGACAAGGTCGCGGTGCTCGCCGCGGTCGAGGACGCCCAGAAGATCCTGGAGTCCGGCCAGACCCTCTTCTCGGCGGGCATCACGGCCGCCACGGAGAAGGGCAAGCTCCTGCATGAGCTGCACCTGCTCACCGTCAAGCCGTTCCTCTACGTCTTCAACGTGGACGAGGACGAGCTGGTGGACGAGGACTTCAAGAACGAGCAGCGCGCCCTGGTCGCTCCCGCCGAGGCGATCTTCCTCAACGCCAAGATCGAGTCCGAGCTGATCGAGCTGGACGACGACGAGGCCTTGGAGCTCCTCCAGTCCATGGGCCAGGACGAACCCGGCCTCGCCACCCTCGGCCGCGTCGGCTTCGACACCCTGGGCCTCCAGACCTACCTCACAGCAGGCCCGAAGGAAGCCCGCGCCTGGACCATCAAGAAGGGCGCCACGGCCCCGGAGGCGGCCGGTGTGATCCACACCGACTTCCAGAAGGGCTTCATCAAGGCGGAGATCATCTCCTTCGACGACCTGGTCGAAACAGGCTCGGTCACCGAGGCCCGCGCGAAGGGCAAGGCGCGCATGGAGGGCAAGGAGTACGTGATGCAGGACGGGGATGTGGTGGAGTTCCGCTTCAACGTGTAG
- a CDS encoding DUF2075 domain-containing protein, with amino-acid sequence MLLLRLSAQDLLTLNSRRRMVPHLAARYRYFRGRDVSDTEREAWAESLVELAEDLVGAERGNVEMIVECAATVDGPKKGEPPLIDVVLVGRHPETRLPSFQLVELKRWSMVTQVESATAKLVNVPGYQRPKKHPALQLRNTYQLFTGAQGPLRGIAVECGGFAYLHNATDDSVRPLLDTLAPTGAYERVYTRDSRDLLLADLRRHFAEDGADSEAEQLLRFMNLRNTPLLDAMIRSRGEDTVFTLRGQQKRVAESVLQRAALVLGHPDQPAPSPNAEGAVFIVTGGAGTGKSAVGLQLRADFEAAGQTVKYASGSRAFNGALQEQVGYTDKEFRERFAYFSHFVTPPAPPLDVLICDEAHRLRERTIDMYQREEKSGKQPQVDDLLDASRLTVFFLDESQSVRPKEVGTASLIEEAARARGITPLRYELREEWRCGGSDAYIRWVRAVLDIEAGTTEWTPDGLMHVEVADSPEELEYIIKTEAAAGATARMVAGFCWPWTEPVGKGKAARLEADVRIGGWHRPWNAKGDSFRENGAAPPSTKWAVHPYGINQIGCVYTAQGLEWDWCGVILGDDMVRRGDRWVYRKGQWRKDPGSKVKRVKVPGSFDMKLREGTGSEEEREEQFARCVRHAYHVLMTRASRATVLYSTDEETQEYLKSRVGDVQIHGLRPTRGNLSAEARVPHPPSPKRKGGDTPPGQELLF; translated from the coding sequence ATGCTCCTGTTGAGGCTGTCTGCCCAGGATTTGCTCACTCTGAACTCAAGGCGGCGAATGGTGCCGCATCTCGCCGCCAGATACCGGTACTTCCGAGGGCGCGATGTGTCCGATACAGAACGGGAGGCATGGGCCGAGAGCCTGGTCGAGTTGGCGGAAGACCTGGTCGGGGCGGAACGGGGCAACGTCGAGATGATCGTCGAGTGCGCGGCTACGGTCGACGGACCGAAGAAGGGGGAGCCACCCCTCATCGATGTCGTGCTCGTGGGCCGACACCCTGAGACGCGTCTGCCGTCGTTCCAACTCGTCGAGCTGAAGCGGTGGTCAATGGTGACGCAGGTGGAATCCGCCACCGCGAAGCTCGTGAATGTGCCGGGATACCAAAGGCCTAAGAAGCACCCTGCGTTGCAACTCAGGAACACATACCAATTGTTCACCGGAGCCCAGGGACCGCTTCGTGGCATCGCCGTCGAATGTGGCGGATTCGCATATCTGCACAATGCCACCGATGACTCGGTTCGACCGCTGCTCGATACGCTGGCGCCGACTGGAGCGTATGAGCGTGTGTACACCCGAGACAGCCGCGATCTGCTCCTTGCGGACCTCCGACGGCATTTCGCGGAGGATGGTGCGGACTCCGAGGCCGAGCAACTCCTGCGGTTCATGAACCTACGAAACACGCCGCTTCTCGACGCGATGATCAGATCTCGCGGAGAGGACACGGTGTTCACCTTGCGGGGACAGCAGAAGAGAGTGGCGGAGAGTGTTCTGCAGCGAGCCGCTCTGGTTCTCGGCCATCCCGATCAGCCCGCTCCGTCCCCGAACGCCGAAGGAGCCGTGTTCATCGTGACGGGTGGCGCAGGTACCGGAAAGAGTGCCGTGGGTCTACAGCTCAGGGCCGATTTCGAGGCTGCCGGGCAAACGGTGAAGTACGCCAGCGGCAGCCGTGCCTTCAACGGGGCGCTCCAAGAACAGGTGGGCTATACCGACAAGGAGTTCAGGGAGCGGTTCGCCTACTTCAGCCACTTCGTGACACCCCCGGCCCCTCCTTTGGACGTCCTCATCTGCGACGAGGCGCATCGTTTGAGAGAGCGGACCATCGACATGTATCAGCGAGAGGAGAAGTCGGGCAAACAGCCTCAAGTGGATGATCTGCTCGATGCCTCCCGGCTCACGGTGTTCTTCCTCGACGAGAGCCAGTCCGTGCGACCTAAGGAAGTCGGAACAGCGAGCCTGATCGAGGAAGCCGCAAGAGCGCGGGGGATCACTCCACTCCGCTATGAGCTCAGGGAGGAATGGCGCTGTGGGGGCAGTGACGCTTACATCCGCTGGGTGCGCGCCGTACTCGACATCGAGGCAGGAACCACCGAGTGGACCCCCGACGGCTTGATGCACGTCGAGGTGGCCGATAGCCCGGAAGAACTCGAGTACATCATCAAAACGGAGGCAGCGGCGGGAGCGACGGCCCGCATGGTGGCCGGCTTCTGCTGGCCGTGGACCGAGCCGGTGGGAAAGGGGAAGGCCGCACGTCTGGAGGCGGACGTGCGAATCGGTGGCTGGCACAGGCCCTGGAACGCCAAAGGTGACTCCTTCCGTGAGAACGGAGCGGCGCCCCCGTCCACGAAATGGGCAGTGCACCCGTACGGCATCAATCAGATCGGTTGCGTGTACACGGCTCAGGGCCTTGAGTGGGACTGGTGCGGGGTGATCCTTGGCGACGACATGGTGAGACGCGGCGACCGCTGGGTCTACCGCAAGGGCCAGTGGCGTAAGGACCCGGGAAGCAAGGTAAAGCGTGTCAAAGTGCCCGGTTCGTTCGATATGAAGCTTCGTGAGGGCACAGGAAGCGAGGAAGAAAGAGAGGAGCAGTTCGCCCGATGTGTGCGGCACGCCTACCACGTACTCATGACCAGGGCGAGCCGGGCGACGGTGCTGTACTCCACGGATGAGGAGACACAGGAGTATCTGAAGAGCCGCGTAGGTGACGTGCAGATACACGGTCTACGGCCCACGCGGGGAAACCTCTCTGCGGAGGCGCGGGTACCGCATCCCCCCAGCCCGAAGAGGAAGGGTGGCGACACGCCTCCAGGGCAGGAGCTGCTCTTCTGA
- a CDS encoding DUF6408 family protein, which yields MEPVEYKPARRPWIREILVGAAASMISNLVWEALAAAARHLI from the coding sequence ATGGAGCCGGTCGAGTACAAGCCTGCGCGTCGTCCCTGGATCCGCGAGATCCTGGTCGGCGCCGCCGCGAGCATGATCTCCAACCTCGTGTGGGAGGCACTGGCGGCGGCAGCACGTCACCTCATCTGA